In the genome of Mycobacterium kansasii ATCC 12478, one region contains:
- a CDS encoding MerR family transcriptional regulator has translation MASHALRIGDLADATETTAPTIRYYEDIGLLPNPTRVGGQRRYGDADVRRMTFIRRCRQFGFSVEQIRNLLEVAQDSERCCLEARQLAESHLAAIHAKLVELCALERNIAELIEAGKVECGGGPGVECCVLEGLSQPPAW, from the coding sequence ATGGCTTCACACGCTCTCAGAATCGGCGACCTCGCCGACGCGACGGAAACCACTGCCCCCACGATCCGCTACTACGAGGATATCGGCCTGCTGCCCAACCCCACCCGGGTTGGCGGTCAACGTCGCTACGGCGACGCCGACGTGCGGCGGATGACGTTCATTCGGCGCTGCCGCCAGTTCGGCTTCTCGGTCGAGCAGATTCGAAATCTGCTCGAAGTGGCCCAGGACAGCGAGCGCTGCTGCTTGGAGGCCCGTCAGTTGGCCGAAAGCCATCTCGCGGCGATTCACGCCAAACTGGTGGAATTGTGCGCACTCGAACGCAACATCGCTGAGCTTATCGAGGCCGGCAAAGTCGAATGTGGCGGCGGGCCTGGTGTGGAGTGCTGTGTGCTCGAGGGACTTTCCCAACCGCCGGCATGGTAG
- a CDS encoding DUF1918 domain-containing protein: MKANVGDWLVIKGTTIDRPDHRGLIIEVHSADGSPPYVVRWLDTDHVATVVPGPDAVVVTAAEQKAADERAQHRFGAVQSAIMHGKST, from the coding sequence ATGAAGGCAAATGTCGGAGACTGGCTGGTGATCAAGGGCACGACGATCGACCGACCGGACCACCGGGGGTTGATCATCGAGGTGCATTCAGCCGATGGTTCGCCGCCCTACGTCGTGCGATGGCTGGACACCGACCACGTCGCGACGGTGGTCCCCGGTCCGGACGCCGTCGTCGTCACCGCAGCGGAGCAGAAGGCGGCCGACGAGCGCGCCCAGCATCGGTTCGGGGCGGTGCAATCGGCGATCATGCACGGCAAGAGCACGTAG
- a CDS encoding adenosylcobalamin-dependent ribonucleoside-diphosphate reductase, with protein sequence MAARWPAQVRRRDATLVPFDIARIEAAVARAAREVAYDDPDMPATVARAVADTLGPRIASVERVGDFVEARLGEAGLDDVARAYIIYRQRRAELRAGKALLGVRDELKLSLAAVMVLRERYLLRDARGRPTESTGEMMDRTARCVAAAEDEYRTGSSAQWAERFATLLRNLEFLPNSPTLMNAGTDLGLLAGCFVLPVEDSLRSIFATLGQAAEVQRAGGGTGYTFSRVRPAGDRVASTGGTASGPMSFLRLYDTAADVVSMGGRRRGACMAVLDASHPDICDFISAKAESTSHLTHFNLSVGVGDAFLRAVERGGAHRLVNPRTGKTVARMPAAELFDAICQAAHACGDPGLVFLDTINRANPVPARGRIEATNPCGEVPLLPYESCNLGSINLARMITNGHLDWDRLGAVTEVAVRFLDDVIDVSRYPFPELAEATRASRKIGLGIMGLAELLASLGIPYDSVEGVRLAGQVMRRIQRHAHLASRRLAEDRGSFPAFADSRLVRFGPRRNAQVTSVAPTGTISLIAGTTAGIEPMFAIAFTRAIVGRQLLEVNPCFDRLARDQGFYRDELVAEIAQRGGVRGYPRLPAELRAAFPTAAEIAPQWHLRMQAAVQRHVDAAVSKTVNLPAAATVDDVRAVYLSAWRAKVKGITVYRYGSREGQVLSYAAPEPVLARADTEFSGGCAGRSCEF encoded by the coding sequence ATGGCGGCCCGATGGCCGGCACAGGTTCGGCGCCGAGACGCAACGTTGGTGCCGTTCGATATCGCACGGATCGAAGCCGCGGTGGCGCGGGCCGCCCGTGAGGTCGCTTACGACGACCCCGACATGCCGGCCACGGTCGCCAGGGCCGTCGCCGACACATTGGGTCCTCGGATCGCGTCCGTCGAGCGCGTCGGGGACTTCGTCGAGGCGCGGCTGGGAGAAGCAGGTCTCGACGACGTTGCCCGCGCATACATCATCTACCGGCAGCGTCGCGCCGAACTGCGCGCGGGCAAGGCATTGCTCGGTGTGCGTGACGAGCTGAAGCTGAGTTTGGCGGCCGTGATGGTCCTGCGGGAACGTTATCTGCTGCGCGACGCGCGGGGCCGGCCCACCGAGTCGACCGGCGAGATGATGGACCGGACGGCGCGTTGTGTCGCCGCGGCCGAGGATGAGTACCGGACCGGCTCGTCGGCGCAGTGGGCGGAGCGGTTTGCGACATTGTTGCGCAACCTCGAATTCCTGCCGAATTCGCCCACCCTGATGAACGCCGGCACCGACCTGGGGTTGCTCGCCGGCTGTTTCGTTCTGCCGGTTGAGGATTCGCTGCGGTCGATCTTCGCGACGCTGGGCCAGGCCGCCGAGGTGCAGCGCGCCGGCGGCGGCACCGGCTACACGTTCAGCCGGGTGCGGCCCGCCGGGGACCGGGTGGCCAGCACCGGCGGCACGGCCAGCGGCCCGATGTCGTTCCTGCGCCTCTACGACACCGCCGCAGATGTCGTCTCGATGGGCGGTCGACGCCGCGGCGCCTGCATGGCGGTGCTCGACGCGTCGCACCCCGATATTTGCGACTTCATCAGCGCCAAGGCCGAATCAACCAGTCATCTCACCCATTTCAACCTGTCGGTCGGCGTCGGCGACGCGTTCCTGCGCGCCGTCGAACGCGGCGGCGCGCACCGACTGGTCAACCCGCGTACCGGCAAGACCGTCGCACGGATGCCGGCGGCCGAACTGTTCGACGCGATCTGCCAAGCCGCGCACGCCTGCGGCGACCCCGGACTGGTGTTTCTCGACACGATCAATCGCGCCAATCCGGTGCCGGCACGCGGCCGGATCGAGGCGACCAACCCGTGTGGCGAGGTGCCGCTGCTGCCGTACGAGTCCTGCAACCTCGGCTCGATCAACCTGGCCCGGATGATCACCAATGGACACCTCGACTGGGACCGGCTCGGTGCGGTCACCGAAGTGGCGGTGCGGTTCCTCGACGACGTCATCGACGTCAGCCGCTATCCCTTTCCCGAACTGGCCGAAGCGACCCGCGCCAGCCGCAAGATCGGGCTGGGGATCATGGGCTTGGCGGAACTGCTTGCCTCACTGGGCATTCCATATGACAGTGTCGAGGGGGTGCGGCTGGCCGGCCAGGTCATGCGCCGCATCCAGCGGCACGCACACCTGGCGTCGAGGCGGCTGGCCGAAGACCGGGGCTCATTCCCGGCGTTCGCCGACAGCCGGTTGGTCCGTTTTGGCCCGCGGCGCAACGCACAAGTCACCTCTGTCGCCCCGACCGGCACCATCTCACTGATCGCCGGCACCACCGCCGGGATCGAGCCGATGTTCGCCATCGCCTTCACCCGCGCCATCGTCGGCAGGCAGCTGCTGGAGGTCAACCCGTGCTTCGACCGGCTGGCCCGCGATCAGGGCTTCTACCGTGACGAACTGGTCGCCGAGATCGCCCAGCGCGGCGGAGTGCGCGGCTATCCGCGGCTGCCCGCCGAGCTGCGCGCGGCGTTTCCGACCGCGGCCGAGATCGCGCCGCAGTGGCACCTGCGCATGCAGGCCGCGGTGCAGCGCCACGTCGACGCCGCGGTATCCAAGACGGTCAACCTGCCGGCCGCCGCAACGGTCGACGACGTCCGGGCCGTCTATCTGTCCGCGTGGCGGGCCAAGGTCAAGGGCATCACGGTGTACCGCTACGGCAGCCGGGAAGGGCAGGTGTTGTCCTACGCCGCGCCGGAACCGGTGCTGGCTCGGGCCGACACCGAGTTCAGCGGCGGCTGCGCGGGGCGGTCCTGCGAATTCTGA
- a CDS encoding ribosome hibernation promotion factor: protein MRHETELPRDIEVDVTTRGDLPGAADYARAKIGQLGRLAHRPVLRARVRVTEHRDPAVERPVVAQGNLDVDGRLVRAQAQGETAQETIDLLESRLRHRLERIAEHWESRRGEQPAAGPHEWRHESEPSHRPSYFPRPADERRVIRRKSFTMAPCTVDEAALEMNLLDYDFHLFTEIGTASAGVLYRGGPTGYRLALVAPVPTDQLSPFELDVTISAQPAPCLSLDEATERLSLLGLPFLFFIDAAQGRASVLYHRYDGHYGLITPAG, encoded by the coding sequence ATGCGCCACGAGACAGAATTACCACGAGACATCGAGGTCGACGTGACCACCCGCGGTGACCTTCCCGGAGCGGCCGATTACGCACGCGCCAAGATCGGCCAACTCGGACGGCTCGCGCACCGGCCGGTGCTGCGCGCCCGCGTCAGGGTTACCGAGCATCGTGACCCGGCGGTGGAGCGGCCCGTGGTTGCGCAGGGCAACCTGGACGTCGACGGTCGGCTGGTGCGGGCCCAAGCCCAGGGGGAGACCGCGCAGGAAACGATCGATCTGCTCGAGTCGCGGTTGCGGCATCGGCTGGAACGGATCGCCGAACATTGGGAATCACGGCGGGGCGAGCAACCGGCAGCCGGTCCGCACGAGTGGCGCCATGAATCCGAGCCCAGCCACCGGCCGAGCTACTTTCCCCGGCCGGCCGACGAACGCCGCGTCATCCGGCGCAAGTCGTTCACCATGGCGCCCTGCACGGTCGACGAGGCCGCACTCGAAATGAACCTGCTCGACTACGACTTTCACCTGTTCACCGAGATTGGCACCGCCAGCGCGGGCGTCCTTTACCGCGGTGGTCCGACGGGCTACCGCCTTGCGCTGGTGGCCCCGGTGCCCACCGATCAGCTCAGTCCGTTCGAGCTCGACGTGACCATCAGCGCGCAGCCGGCGCCGTGTCTGAGCCTCGATGAGGCCACCGAGCGGCTGAGCCTACTCGGGCTGCCGTTCCTGTTCTTCATCGATGCCGCCCAGGGCCGCGCCAGCGTCTTGTATCACCGCTACGACGGTCATTACGGGTTGATCACCCCGGCAGGCTAA
- the phoU gene encoding phosphate signaling complex protein PhoU translates to MRTVYHERLTDLADQLARLCGLTAAAMERATQALLQADAAAALQVISDHDQMAVLRKHAEESAFSLLALQQPVAGELRSIVGSIQVVADLDRMDALAVHVAKIVQRRQPDQVLPTDVEHHFAEMGRAAVELAHCAQEVVMTRNTEMAAHIREQDDEMDELHRQLLTTLMDRDWKHGVKSAVDIALLGRFYERFADHAVEIGRRVVFEATGALLPEQEIGTY, encoded by the coding sequence ATGCGAACCGTCTATCATGAGCGACTCACCGACCTGGCTGATCAGCTGGCTCGGCTCTGCGGTCTGACCGCGGCCGCGATGGAGCGTGCGACGCAGGCGCTGTTGCAGGCCGACGCCGCCGCTGCGCTACAGGTCATCAGCGACCACGACCAAATGGCGGTGCTGCGAAAGCATGCCGAAGAAAGCGCCTTCAGCTTGTTGGCGCTGCAGCAGCCCGTGGCCGGCGAGCTGCGCAGCATCGTCGGCTCCATTCAGGTCGTAGCCGACCTGGACCGGATGGACGCGCTGGCGGTGCACGTCGCCAAGATTGTCCAGCGCCGACAGCCAGACCAGGTGCTGCCCACCGATGTTGAGCATCATTTCGCCGAAATGGGCAGGGCGGCAGTAGAGCTGGCACATTGCGCGCAGGAAGTGGTGATGACCCGTAATACCGAAATGGCAGCCCACATTCGCGAACAAGACGACGAGATGGATGAGCTGCACCGACAGCTCTTGACCACACTGATGGATCGCGACTGGAAGCACGGGGTCAAGAGCGCTGTCGACATCGCTTTGTTGGGCCGCTTCTATGAGCGCTTCGCCGACCACGCCGTCGAGATCGGCAGGCGGGTGGTCTTCGAGGCGACCGGCGCCCTGCTACCCGAACAGGAAATCGGGACGTATTAG
- a CDS encoding RtcB family protein: MKLIEETSYRLRIEQEGAMRVPGIVFASRDLLPDASGDMALAQVANVATLQGIVRASFAMPDVHWGYGFPIGGVAATDIDDGGVVSPGGVGFDISCGVRLLVSPGLDRDRLRPRIRAVMDRLDAAIPRGVGTKGVWRLPDRRALEQVLTGGARFAVEQGHGVTRDLQRCEDGGVLDGADAATVSDRAIERGLGQIGSLGSGNHFLEVQAVDRIYDDGAAASMGLAEGTVCVMIHTGSRGLGHQICTDHVRQMENAMGRFGIEVPDRQLACVPVNSPEGRAYLAAMAAAANYGRANRQLLTEVARRVFEQATATTLDVLYDVSHNLAKLEEHPVDGRLRTVCVHRKGATRSLPPHHPDVPHDLSAVGQPVLIPGTMGTASYVLTGVPDNPAFFSTAHGAGRVQSRHQAARHTDADALRSGLERAGILVRGSSRRGLAEEKPDAYKDIDTVIETSDRAGLARKVARLVPLGVVKG; the protein is encoded by the coding sequence ATGAAGCTGATCGAAGAGACTTCATACCGGTTGCGGATCGAACAAGAAGGAGCCATGCGGGTGCCGGGCATCGTGTTCGCCTCCCGCGACCTGCTGCCGGACGCGAGCGGTGACATGGCGCTGGCTCAGGTGGCCAACGTGGCGACCCTGCAGGGCATCGTCCGGGCCTCTTTCGCGATGCCCGACGTGCACTGGGGGTACGGTTTCCCGATCGGCGGCGTGGCCGCAACGGACATTGACGACGGCGGCGTCGTCTCCCCCGGCGGCGTCGGATTCGACATTTCCTGCGGGGTCCGTCTGCTGGTGAGCCCGGGGCTGGATCGCGACCGGCTGCGGCCAAGAATTCGCGCGGTGATGGATCGCCTCGATGCGGCCATACCGCGTGGGGTCGGCACCAAAGGCGTGTGGCGCCTGCCGGACCGCCGCGCCCTGGAGCAGGTCCTCACCGGCGGCGCCCGCTTCGCGGTGGAGCAGGGCCACGGCGTCACCCGGGACTTGCAGCGCTGCGAAGACGGCGGCGTGCTCGACGGCGCCGACGCGGCCACGGTCAGTGACCGGGCGATCGAACGGGGCCTCGGCCAGATCGGCAGCCTGGGTTCCGGCAACCACTTCCTCGAGGTGCAGGCCGTCGATCGCATCTACGACGACGGCGCCGCCGCGAGCATGGGGCTGGCCGAGGGCACGGTCTGCGTGATGATCCACACCGGCTCCCGGGGCCTGGGACATCAGATTTGCACCGACCATGTCCGGCAGATGGAAAATGCCATGGGCCGCTTCGGCATTGAGGTGCCCGACCGCCAGCTGGCATGCGTACCGGTCAATTCCCCCGAGGGTCGGGCGTACCTGGCCGCCATGGCAGCCGCGGCCAACTACGGACGCGCCAACCGCCAACTGTTGACCGAGGTCGCCCGTCGCGTGTTCGAACAGGCAACCGCCACGACGCTGGACGTGCTGTACGACGTGTCGCACAACCTGGCCAAGCTCGAAGAGCATCCAGTCGACGGCCGGTTGCGCACCGTCTGCGTGCACCGCAAGGGCGCGACGCGCTCGCTGCCGCCGCACCATCCGGACGTACCGCACGACCTGTCCGCGGTCGGCCAGCCGGTGCTGATCCCGGGCACGATGGGCACTGCCTCCTACGTCTTGACGGGAGTGCCGGACAACCCGGCATTCTTCTCGACGGCGCACGGAGCCGGCCGAGTGCAGAGTCGGCACCAGGCGGCCCGCCACACCGACGCCGACGCACTACGTAGCGGCCTGGAACGGGCCGGCATCCTCGTCCGCGGCAGCTCACGGCGGGGGCTGGCCGAAGAGAAGCCCGACGCGTACAAGGACATCGACACCGTCATCGAGACCAGCGATCGCGCCGGGCTGGCGCGTAAGGTCGCGCGGCTGGTGCCGCTGGGAGTCGTTAAAGGCTGA
- a CDS encoding archease, producing the protein MAHNKAGHRSVPHTADLRIEAWAPTRDGCIRQAVLGVVESFLDTSSAPVQQTRRRRVTANSDDSLLVAALDEVIYLLDTTGQAPVELMLSEADGGVDMTLEMVDAGAVPQVGAVPKAVSLNDLCLVRGEHGWRCSVTVDV; encoded by the coding sequence ATGGCGCACAACAAAGCAGGGCATCGGAGCGTCCCGCACACGGCGGATCTCCGCATCGAGGCGTGGGCGCCGACCCGCGACGGGTGCATCAGGCAAGCGGTGCTCGGCGTGGTGGAGAGCTTCCTGGACACCTCCTCGGCCCCGGTGCAACAGACCCGGCGTCGCAGGGTGACCGCGAACAGTGACGACAGCCTGCTGGTCGCGGCCCTGGACGAGGTCATCTACCTGTTGGACACGACCGGCCAGGCCCCGGTCGAACTTATGCTGAGCGAGGCTGACGGTGGTGTCGACATGACGCTGGAGATGGTCGACGCCGGCGCGGTCCCTCAGGTCGGAGCAGTCCCAAAGGCGGTGTCGCTCAACGACCTTTGCCTGGTACGCGGCGAGCATGGCTGGCGATGCTCGGTAACTGTGGACGTCTGA
- a CDS encoding DUF2267 domain-containing protein: MPANTKVSALDHAMHVAHTWVNEVANEFDTDDREFAYGVLRAWLHTLRDRLPVEAAAHFAAQLPDLIRGVFYAGWDPGGVPVKYNAEAYIARFAREANISHKDVDKAAGAVTAALLHFLPPAQVAKALDQLPNEIRVLLQPQA, encoded by the coding sequence ATGCCCGCCAATACGAAGGTTTCGGCGCTCGACCATGCGATGCATGTTGCTCATACGTGGGTTAACGAAGTGGCCAATGAATTCGACACCGATGATCGCGAGTTCGCCTATGGAGTGCTGCGGGCATGGCTGCATACACTTCGGGATCGGCTTCCAGTGGAGGCAGCTGCGCACTTTGCGGCCCAACTGCCGGACCTGATCAGGGGCGTCTTCTACGCGGGCTGGGATCCTGGCGGCGTCCCGGTGAAGTACAACGCTGAGGCCTATATCGCCCGGTTTGCCCGTGAGGCGAACATCTCCCACAAGGACGTCGACAAGGCGGCTGGTGCGGTTACCGCCGCGTTACTGCATTTCCTGCCACCGGCCCAGGTGGCCAAGGCTCTGGATCAGCTCCCGAACGAAATCCGGGTGCTGCTGCAGCCCCAGGCATAG
- a CDS encoding CBS domain-containing protein, translated as MSTAKDIMHIGATCIGEHETLAAAARHMRDLGVGALPICGDDDRLHGMITDRDIVTKCIAAGHDPNTMTASELAQGSTYHVEADASIEGMLNVMEEHQVRRLPVIEDHRLVGIVSEADIARHLPEHAIAQFVKAICAQQAITSR; from the coding sequence ATGAGCACCGCCAAAGACATCATGCACATCGGAGCGACCTGTATCGGCGAACATGAGACCCTCGCCGCTGCGGCCCGGCACATGCGTGATCTGGGGGTGGGCGCCCTGCCGATCTGCGGGGACGACGACCGCCTGCACGGCATGATCACCGACCGCGACATCGTCACCAAATGCATTGCCGCCGGCCACGACCCGAACACGATGACCGCCAGCGAACTGGCCCAGGGCAGCACCTATCATGTCGAGGCCGACGCCAGCATCGAAGGGATGCTCAACGTGATGGAAGAGCATCAGGTGCGACGGCTGCCGGTCATCGAGGATCACCGGCTGGTGGGCATCGTCTCCGAAGCCGACATCGCCCGGCACTTACCGGAACACGCAATAGCCCAATTCGTCAAAGCGATCTGCGCACAGCAAGCGATCACCAGTCGCTGA
- a CDS encoding nicotinate phosphoribosyltransferase, whose translation MAIRQDIGALFTDLYQVAMAQAYWAQAMSGTAVFETFFRKLPPSRSYIVAAGLSDVVDFLESYRFDEQDLDYLRSLGQFSDEFLRWLAGVRFTGEVWAVPEGTVVFPNEPIVAVIAPIIEAQLVETFVLNQVHLQSVLASKAARVVGAARGRPVVDFGARRAHGADAALKVARTSYLAGAAGTSNLLAARHYGIPAFGTMAHSYVQAFDNEIDAFDTFARLYPGTTLLVDTYDTLRGVDRVIELARRLGDRFDVRAVRLDSGDLGALSKAARARLDAAGLNRVEIFASSGLDEHRIAALLAAGCPIDGFGVGTNLVVAADAPALDMAYKLVEYDGIGRTKLSSGKVIYPGRKQVLRSLEHGVFTGDLLGRHDEKLPGEPLLVPIMSKGRRLARHVSDLAAARDRARQQTDALPPELRSLDDIGYTYPVVVSDAVVSELERIRRSGRATRGSQPS comes from the coding sequence TCACCGACCTGTATCAGGTGGCGATGGCGCAGGCCTACTGGGCCCAAGCAATGTCGGGCACGGCGGTTTTCGAGACGTTCTTCCGCAAGCTCCCACCGAGCCGGTCGTACATCGTGGCCGCCGGCCTGTCCGACGTGGTCGACTTCCTCGAATCGTATCGATTCGACGAACAAGATCTGGACTACCTGCGCAGCCTGGGCCAGTTCTCCGACGAGTTCCTGCGGTGGCTCGCCGGCGTGCGCTTCACCGGAGAAGTCTGGGCGGTGCCGGAAGGAACCGTGGTCTTTCCGAACGAGCCGATTGTCGCGGTGATCGCGCCGATCATCGAAGCGCAGCTCGTCGAAACCTTTGTGCTGAACCAGGTTCACCTGCAAAGTGTGCTCGCAAGCAAGGCCGCGCGGGTGGTCGGCGCCGCCCGCGGACGGCCGGTGGTGGACTTCGGCGCCCGGCGCGCTCACGGCGCCGATGCGGCCCTGAAGGTGGCGCGCACCAGCTACCTTGCCGGTGCGGCGGGCACGTCGAATCTTCTGGCGGCCCGCCACTACGGGATTCCCGCGTTCGGCACGATGGCGCACAGCTATGTGCAAGCCTTCGACAACGAGATCGACGCCTTCGACACGTTTGCCCGCCTCTACCCCGGCACCACGCTGCTCGTCGACACCTACGACACGCTGCGCGGCGTCGATCGCGTCATCGAGCTGGCGCGACGACTCGGCGATCGCTTCGACGTGCGGGCGGTCCGGCTGGATTCGGGAGACCTCGGCGCACTGTCGAAGGCGGCGCGCGCCCGGCTGGACGCCGCGGGTCTCAACCGGGTCGAGATCTTCGCCTCGTCGGGCCTCGACGAGCACCGCATCGCCGCGCTGTTGGCTGCAGGCTGCCCGATCGACGGCTTCGGCGTCGGCACCAACTTGGTCGTCGCAGCCGACGCGCCCGCCCTCGACATGGCCTACAAGCTGGTGGAATACGACGGCATCGGCCGCACCAAGTTGTCCAGCGGCAAGGTGATCTATCCGGGACGCAAGCAGGTGTTGCGCAGCCTCGAGCATGGGGTCTTCACCGGCGACCTGCTCGGCCGGCACGACGAAAAGCTGCCCGGTGAGCCGTTGTTGGTGCCCATCATGAGCAAGGGCCGGCGTCTCGCGCGGCACGTGTCCGACCTGGCGGCCGCGCGCGACCGGGCGCGCCAGCAAACCGACGCGCTGCCGCCGGAGCTTCGTTCGCTCGACGACATCGGCTACACGTACCCGGTGGTCGTCAGCGACGCCGTGGTGAGCGAACTCGAGCGGATACGGCGCTCCGGCAGGGCAACGCGGGGGTCGCAACCGAGCTGA